In one Siniperca chuatsi isolate FFG_IHB_CAS linkage group LG14, ASM2008510v1, whole genome shotgun sequence genomic region, the following are encoded:
- the btg3 gene encoding protein BTG3: protein MRREIAAVVFFLKRLVKNGEKLESHKIELFVERLAVALQEKFKGHWYPENPSKGQAYRCIRVNRFHRQDPELLRACQESGVQYSDLGLPRELTLWVDPGEVCCRYGEQNPCFSVASFSNNYEEDKDVAKKVTSALERVTSDYHSGSSSDEESMRTSPPTIPSSRCAYQAMNPSAPTWHPKKMVPGKGHILPRPHYSFRPRSVAPPQNLWVPPGYRGRSGYWDTNQNLARCYS from the exons ATGAGGAGAGAAATTGCAGCCGTGGTATTCTTCCTGAAGAGGCTTGTGAAAAATGGGGAGAAGTTGGAATCACACAAGATCGAGCTGTTTGTTGAGAGGCTGGCTGTTGCACTGCAGGAGAAGTTCAAGGGGCACTGGTACCCTGAAAACCCCAGCAAAGGACAGGCATACAG GTGCATACGAGTGAACAGGTTCCACAGGCAGGATCCAGAGCTCCTTCGGGCCTGCCAGGAGAGCGGGGTTCAGTACAGTGACCTGGGACTGCCCCGTGAACTCACATTGTGGGTGGACCCTGGGGAGGTCTGTTGCAG ATATGGAGAGCAAAACCCCTGCTTCTCAGTGGCCAGTTTCTCTAACAATTATGAGGAGGACAAAGATGTTGCAAAGAAGGTGACCAGTGCTTTGGAGAGGGTGACATCAGACTACCACTCAGGTTCTTCCTCCGATGAGGAGAGCATGCGCACTTCCCCCCCCACTATCCCCAGCAGCCGCTGTGCTTACCAG gCGATGAATCCATCTGCTCCTACATGGCATCCTAAGAAGATGGTACCAGGGAAAGGTCACATCCTTCCACGGCCTCACTACAGCTTCAGGCCTCGCAGTGTCGCCCCTCCGCAAAATCTGTGGGTCCCTCCTGGCTATAGAGGAAGGTCTGGATACTGGGACACCAACCAAAACCTGGCACGTTGTTACAGTTAG